Proteins encoded in a region of the bacterium BMS3Abin11 genome:
- the obg gene encoding GTPase Obg has translation MKFVDEAEIKVFAGDGGNGCQSFRREKYIPRGGPDGGDGGRGGDVHLVGSSSLNTLVDFRYTRSFRAKNGEKGRGANCTGAGADDLLIKVPVGTMVTDAGTGEMIGDIVSDSYELLVAKGGQGGLGNTRFKSSTNRAPTKTIPGRPGDQRGLLLELRLLADVGLLGLPNAGKSTLLRTVSRAHPKVADYPFTTMYPQLGVIRIDEGSSFVMADIPGLIEGASEGAGLGIQFLRHLSRTSLLLHMVDIMPPEGQDKVIANARALINELQQFDAALINRPRWLVLNKTDLLPEDELQKIRHKIVDELDWQGELFMISAATGRGCPELVQAIMKWLLRQQEDPGRL, from the coding sequence ATGAAGTTTGTTGATGAAGCAGAAATCAAGGTTTTCGCGGGTGATGGCGGCAATGGCTGCCAGAGTTTCAGGCGTGAGAAATATATACCCAGGGGTGGCCCGGATGGTGGTGACGGTGGTCGTGGTGGAGATGTCCACCTGGTCGGTTCTTCATCACTGAACACGCTGGTGGATTTCCGTTATACCCGCAGCTTCAGGGCAAAAAATGGCGAGAAAGGACGAGGGGCCAACTGCACCGGCGCCGGCGCTGATGATCTGCTGATTAAAGTACCTGTCGGGACGATGGTAACAGATGCTGGTACCGGCGAGATGATTGGTGATATCGTCTCTGATAGTTATGAGTTGCTGGTGGCGAAAGGCGGTCAGGGCGGACTTGGCAATACCCGTTTCAAGTCCAGCACCAATCGTGCACCAACAAAAACTATCCCTGGCAGGCCCGGTGATCAGCGCGGCCTGCTGCTGGAATTACGCCTGCTGGCCGATGTAGGGCTGCTCGGTCTGCCCAATGCAGGAAAATCCACCTTATTGAGAACGGTTTCTCGCGCCCACCCAAAAGTGGCAGATTATCCATTTACCACGATGTATCCCCAGCTGGGTGTGATTCGGATTGATGAAGGCAGCAGTTTTGTGATGGCAGATATACCGGGTCTGATAGAAGGCGCATCAGAAGGTGCAGGGCTCGGTATTCAGTTCCTGCGTCATTTGTCACGCACCAGTCTATTGCTGCATATGGTTGATATCATGCCGCCAGAAGGGCAGGATAAGGTCATTGCCAATGCGCGTGCCCTGATAAATGAACTACAGCAGTTTGATGCAGCGCTGATCAATCGTCCGCGCTGGCTGGTATTGAATAAAACTGATTTGTTGCCGGAGGATGAATTACAAAAAATTCGCCACAAGATTGTTGATGAACTGGACTGGCAGGGCGAATTATTCATGATTTCTGCCGCTACCGGTAGAGGATGCCCAGAACTGGTGCAGGCCATCATGAAATGGCTGCTACGGCAGCAGGAAGATCCAGGGCGCCTCTGA
- the proB gene encoding glutamate 5-kinase codes for MTKQNKNNGNKPCWVIKIGSALLTSDGRGLDEQAIADWVKQMAQLQNQGIRIVLVSSGAVAAGMQRLGWTKRPHALYQQQVAAAIGQMGLIQLYESAFQQYGLHTAQILLTHEDLSNRKRYLNARGTLREVLKLNVIPVINENDTVATDEIRFGDNDSLAAMVANLVEADRLVILTDQDGLFDRDPRKFSDATLIQQAKADSNELEGYAGDSGSLGRGGMLTKVRAAGRAARSGASTYIVNGHTENILLRLHKGETHGTLLVPAARRIAARKQWLAIHMQPCGDLLLDSGAVKVLRESGRSLLPVGVTAVNGNFARGDMVRCLDQDGREVARGLVNYSSLEAEKIIGYASDRIESILGYVDEAELIHRDNMVVF; via the coding sequence ATGACAAAGCAAAATAAAAATAACGGCAACAAGCCTTGCTGGGTAATCAAGATTGGCAGCGCCCTGCTGACATCAGACGGTAGAGGTCTTGATGAGCAGGCAATAGCCGACTGGGTGAAGCAAATGGCCCAGTTGCAGAACCAGGGCATCCGTATCGTACTGGTGTCTTCCGGTGCGGTTGCCGCAGGCATGCAGCGTCTTGGCTGGACGAAACGTCCACATGCCCTGTACCAGCAACAGGTTGCAGCAGCCATAGGCCAGATGGGTTTGATCCAGCTCTATGAATCGGCATTTCAACAGTATGGTCTGCATACCGCACAAATTTTGCTGACCCATGAAGACCTGTCAAATAGAAAGCGCTATCTCAATGCGCGGGGGACCCTGCGCGAAGTTCTTAAACTGAATGTTATTCCCGTTATCAACGAAAACGATACGGTAGCGACCGATGAGATTCGTTTCGGCGACAATGACAGCCTGGCAGCGATGGTCGCCAACCTCGTCGAGGCTGATCGTCTGGTCATACTGACTGACCAGGACGGTCTGTTTGATCGTGATCCGAGGAAGTTCTCTGACGCCACATTAATTCAGCAAGCAAAAGCGGATTCTAATGAGCTTGAAGGCTATGCCGGTGATAGCGGCAGCCTGGGGCGTGGTGGCATGCTTACCAAGGTTCGCGCCGCCGGGCGGGCAGCCAGATCCGGTGCCAGTACCTATATTGTCAATGGGCACACAGAGAATATCCTGCTGCGACTGCATAAAGGTGAAACACATGGCACACTTTTAGTGCCGGCCGCAAGACGGATTGCAGCGCGAAAACAGTGGCTGGCGATACATATGCAGCCCTGCGGTGATCTGCTGTTGGACAGCGGTGCAGTAAAAGTATTGCGTGAATCAGGACGCAGTTTATTACCCGTTGGAGTTACCGCCGTAAATGGCAACTTTGCCCGCGGCGATATGGTGCGCTGCCTCGATCAGGATGGCAGGGAAGTCGCCCGTGGCCTGGTGAATTATTCTTCGCTGGAAGCGGAGAAAATTATTGGATATGCCAGTGACCGGATTGAATCGATTCTAGGTTATGTCGATGAAGCGGAGTTGATACACCGGGACAATATGGTGGTGTTCTGA